TttcgattatttatttactgtagTTGTGTAAAAGTAGACGCACTATTCAAGGTCAGTCAGCAATGTTACTAATACACTGTACTTTTCCATGATTTTCGGCTATATTTTATATGTATAATATATAACGATAGGTAGACCATTTCCTATAACTAATTTTAGTTCTTGATAGCGAAAAGTTTTGTGGGTGACTTTCaattgaatatttcatttacTTCACTCGAATCGTCCATGTCGTtaacataaattaattattgaaaaagACTTAATTAAAGTCGCATTTCGAAAAGAAttacaaacagaaaaatatgGTTAGCCGGTACGACGAAAAAACTGAACGCTTTAGTTGACCTAAGTATATCAAAGTGTTAAATGCTCGTAAACGTAAGTTCTGCAAATTGAATTGTGTTTTAAAAATGACTTAACATCAATTTATAAATGTTTCATATGCAAACGTATCACAACAAAATGTGTGttttaaattcaacaaaaaatttattgatatcgAAAGCCGCGCATCCATAACCCAATTCtgcaaaataacaaaattgacaaagaaacaaaaaaaaaattatttttatttttcttcggctaaaaatattgttttttgaaCGTGAGAGACATTGAATTGACTTCCAGTGAATATTGAAAACGACTTTAAATTTATGCGCTGAATCGCTCCGAAATGTTAAGCAGTTCATTGTGCATTGCCATTGAAAATTCACTGTTCAATTAATGATAACGTAATCGCATcgtatttatatttattacaATCGGTTATGCATACCCAGACAACCGGGCAATcaacattcatttttgtaaaccCACAATTCAGTGCTTACAGTCACAATGTATGCAGTCTGATTTAAGATAACTATTGATTGATTCCTGTGgggatcaaaaaaaaactttcagtgATAAAAATTCGTCCATTGGATGCGTGTGAGTTTCGTAATAACAACAAATCCACTAAATTATTCAAAGATGTTCAGATGACCAAACGAAATACCGTAATTTACATGGTGCACAGTCACTAGTCAAACATTGCTCTTGATGATCAAAACTAATTATTTCAGTCAATTAGCTGTGTAAAGACTCAACAACACGTATACGTATGtcatgaagtaatagtttgttTACATTGTTGAGGTGTTGTGTAGTGTAGGTCAATGATTTCGTGTTGGGTAATTTAAAGAGTAGCGATGACAATCGATTATCgactgaatgaaattttgtccAAATCGATTTTGTGTGTTATACACTAGCCACCAGGTAACTAAGTGTCTCCAAAGTCGAATTCAAATTCTCACATTTTTTCAACGGTGCTCACGACAAGTTAGAGTTCTCGACAAATCTCAAGCAGACTATCATTTCCGATATAACCCAATCGATTGGTTTGTTGTTAACTGGTTTAACTCGAACGCGTACGCTCGCAAATCGGCACAATTTTATGTCGATTGATCCGTCGATGTTTCGCAAGAACTAACCacgacaacaattttttttaaatcgattaaACAGCAAACGAGTTATTCATAACACACATTCAGTCACATTCCGTCTTTTTTAAAGGTACCAGTCATAAAACATGCAACATTTTGCAATATGTTTTCCTACTAATTTGGTTTGGTAACAGATAATCAGATCAATGATCTTATGATGTGAGACATAGGCGACAATTGCTTCGATTGATTACATGTTAACATGAAGCAAGAACTTATCATAGTACATTTGCATGTTGCTTTAAACCGTCATTTTGAATGCCAATTAGGTTCTGCAAATCTTGTAAATCTAAAGAGAATTTCGAAGTGAAAAGGaactaaaatttctttctgTTCGTGTGATTGTAGACCTTCTGAAGTTAATCTAAGGCTATGCAAggattttttagaaatttgattaaaagaTCTCTTGGAGTCAAATTCGTCCTACAAATACCATACTGTCTACGATTTGGGAGTTAAATCATTGCATTTCTTTAGAACCCAGTACGGTCTTGGCGCACTAGTCAAAACTAATCACTTTGACGCTAATCGTTTTTAATAGACCATTGCTGTACCCGCTCCTGATTTACATTTACTAGACAGTGCAGTCGTTTAAAATATGTCCTGCATGCACAGTGTAAATTCAAGTGTGGCacacagggcctatttttggaaattttttccgaaatttccaaaaaattaccaaaaacttccaaaaactgcgaaccaaatttttccaccatttcgaacggttttggcaACTGCTGAATCAGCCTGGCGTTTTAACTGACTCTCGATTATTTCTTGACACTTTCAGGTTTCAAATGAAGACAAGtatgattaatttgaaagatgagaGCGTCAATAATCAAACATAAATCATTGAGAGCCGGCTAAAACATAAGGCTGAGCTCTGGAGTTGCAAAAACAGTtcgaaattatggaaaaattcggtttttggacgttcgcagtttttggaaatttttggcaatttttccaaaaaaaaattccaaaaataggccctggcaCATCATGACTTTCTAAAACGAATTACCATTCATTACACTGtgtcatatgttatcgacaagGCCgaccaaaattaaaaatgagcTCTACCCAACGTCTTCTTGCTTAAGtagcaaaataaatgttaaatgaaatgaagtaaaagatttgatttcacttaagataaaatgaagtaatagattcagtATCCTAATGATATGCTTCACAGCCGAGAAACAAATTAACTTGGAATGGGCGAAATCCTCTAAAATTTTTAGAGTTCCAAATGTCAGCACTTCTAAGGGATTCCGTTAAGATGAGTTCGAAGCCTTTGATATATTTTCCGAAAATCGacttaaaataaataacagaCGTATTGTCACAGCGATTGCAGATTGCGTACAAgtaacgcacttcaagcaaaagtgatcatagtgcagaaagtactctatttcatatgaaaatatttttacagtgttttacagctgtgtgacacactgtcaagtttcagtaccctatttagagtaccaccacagctctgctactagcataaacataagaaatatttggaggctaatGCTATCTTAATAGGCGttgcatttctttcgtaaagacaGGACTCATGATTTGTTAGTGTGAATAAAAACGCACAACACATGCAATCGTACACGCTAGGCTATTTTGACGTTTATATAATGAGTGTTCGAGCTAGAAGCAGTGTTAtggtaccactcatgcttgaagtgcctTGGTACAAGGCAAAACgatatataaaacaaaattttaccaaggAAATCTTACAGATCTGCACTACATCTGTTGCCATTCAGAACAATCATTTTATCCATTCGGTGCTTAAAGCTCTTCAAGCGAATCAGCTGGAAATGGAAAACTTTCACTGAAtgaaatataacaaaaaatacaaacaaaccgAAACGTCAACTCACTGTGTATGTATATGATATACTCTCATTCAATTTGACATAACAATTCCATTCACACCACACTGATATACAAAACACAACACAGCCAACATTCTACCGTGTGATCTCAAGGCGACTCAAGTTGTACAATATTATTCAGTAAAAAGAGTCTTCTTCCTACATACCAATTCATCAATCGTCATAACATTAACTAGTTTCTGTGCTTTGGATTTGTGCGAGATTCATATTTAACAATCGATGTGCTTCTGAAAAGAgcatttttctataaaaacgAGTTGTCGTGCCGATATTGTTCTAAGATCCAGTGAATGAAATCATTGATTGTAATTGATGTGAAagttgtttacattttttttacataagtCGAGTCGAGTCGTTGGTGTTTTTTTTCCGTTGGTTTTCGTGCAATAAACCGCAAAACATATAAAATGGTTATTGTTGGTACGTTCAATAAATTACGAAAGAAAGACCAAATGTATATGTTCCATCGATAAAATATCGTTTGCCGAGAATATTGTGTCAATCGATATCGTTTAATAGAATAGATTTTAGCAAAATAATCGATAACGTTGATAAACTAATCCATATCGCAAGGCGATGTATACCTACATAAGATAAACTCTCTATCTCTATCCCCACGAATATTATTTCATACTTGAATGGCATAACATACGTATACGTATACCACATAAACTATCTCCTCTATCCACCGTATATTATACTTATcttacaaaacatttttattcatcACATCGAAAAcgagtttttttattattattattgttattagtCCGCATCTCGTTGCGTTCGTGATATTCATATCTggtttaatatttaattgaaacgtaaacatttctttcgaattatcaattattatatttttttgaaacaaagaaattattttccatttttgcaGGAAACTTTGTGAATGGTAAAACAATGACCAACTACGAAGaggtaaattttttattatttttttttaaattttagttttcactctctgtttattgattttataataataatacctCTGTGTGCTTTTCGTCAATGTGCTTCCACAAGCTACGATAAGAGTTCTTTGATAAGATGGTCTTACATAGCAATACTTTAACaagatgaagtaatagattacgCTTTTGAATCTATCAAAAaacaagtaaaagatttgttagTTTCACCAACCGATCGATATGATTACCGTCTCTGAAAGGTTTGAAACCGGTAAAACATATATTAAGTTCAGTGGCGTAGCTGCATGAGGGCTACAGTGAGCTTAGTTCACTCTGGAGACTCAAAAGAGATCACtctgaaaaaattgtatctCTCTGCACAGACGTCAGAGCCGATTGAACAATGcaaaaattgcaataaattttatgaaactaTGAATAGAGATCGTAATGGATAGGATTATCATTGGGCACATCAGGCCCCACTGGTTATTAGACACAGAttaatgaatggaaaattacTCTAGACGAACGTTGAACATTCAAGAatattttacagttttttCCAAGTCGATATTTACTTTGGTTTCGAAAGCCAAAGGTACATAATGGCATCGTTTGCGAAGATTTTAGAATCAATATTGCATAAAGGTCCAGGTTCGGACCACCCCCTAGAGGCTTCGACAAAAATTATATGTGAATAGCGTGAACAGTGTCACACCCTTGGTTCGGACTGTTCTCATGATCATCCGGGCGATGCCCAAAGAGCTTTTACCTTTTTGTTTGGATTAAGGGAAATAAAggacttttaaaaaaaaaatcctcatgTAACGCTCGAAGACCTTTTTTGAGACAGCCGGCAAAATTAGCAGATCAATGCCACACTGGGAATTAATTACAAAACCTCATCaactcaaaaatcaaaaaaacatGTGCGATGcagtcggcgactttgaaataagtgacgcatgtcgtttcagctgtttttcatacaaacaaatatgtttttacgtttttaaacggttttaccactaccatgCACATGCATGTACATTGTTCACTCGTATCAACAATTATTAGCACATGTCGTCTAtgagtgaatcagctgaaaaacagctgaaacaaaattcatcacttatttcaaagtcgccgactgtacTTCAATTCACTACTATTTTCCTCAAAGAAATTCAGACGAGCTCAGGTCACACTGAAAATAAGTAGCTACGGCCCTGATGAAGTCAAAGTTCACGGTGGTgcttcattaaaatattttcgtttcatttatttggTTTAAGTGGATGGGTTGCGTAAATGTTTAAATTGCTAAAACATACGCACAGCTGTGTCAGCGGCTTCATTGTTTTTGAGTTAGTAAAtctgttaaaattttcgttttcacacCGGTCGGTATTTGTTGCCTACATaagtttcaataaaaactgGCAACATGTTAGAAACGTACACACAAGAGCTTgtaattttaatacaaaaatttcaaatacttTTCCGTCTCACTcgctaaatatttttttaaagagctTTTTAAAATATGATTGAAATAGAAGTTCGTTGTTTTGTAGTGGTGCACAAAGGTACCAATCAAAGTGCAAAgtttaaatatgaaaatcggCTGGTGTTGGATATTATAAACTGTTATCGTTAGATAGCAAAGGCCTGAGCGAAAAATCATTATGAAATTCAGATAAGTTAGCGATAGACTACGGACAATGTGTGATTGAATGGTTGAAGTAGATTTACAGTTCACATGCAtcattgaaatttgattgagaaaatattataaGAGGCTTTCAAACTGAACCGAACACAGCCGTTCGAACCTGAAGACAAGAAGTGAATAcatttgagggattcttttgaaaaacagccgaccgaaatcggacgcattttccagtggacttttttatatgtgcctagaaaggacttcgaccctagaacccaaaaccactttcaaaaaaattcttcgaagcttttgtgactggtgatcaaaaaccgaaaacttccacttttcttaccaaaactTCTCctggtacacgagccgtacatggtcttgtggggtgtcattagaaaagtaatcacatgtactattgagccgaatagagactcattggttttaaaattaatccacactgaaatatgagcagttgaagttttcaaccgaaaacttgcacttttcttaccaatatttctccagttacacgagccgtacatggtggtgtggggtatcatttgaaaggtaattttatgtgcttttgggccaaaaagggtcttatggggtttggatgcatatgcgatgaaatataagaagttgaaatgtttaagtgcccataaacgttttcaaaagaattcctcTTTTTCTTCATGAGGGGTTTCTTTCTAGGAAAAGTCGAAACTATCTTTCTCAAGGATTTCAGGAACAGACATTACTCCTTTCTTTCTGATTAAACTGATCCCGAACCATTTTTCGACGATTCTTACCTCGTCCTTATCGTTTACTGTAATATGTGAACAGGAAAGCCCAATAATCTTACTTTCGCAACGTTcagaaaatataagaaaagTGATTGGTGAAGTCGAATCAGCTGCTTTGGTGAAGCACTAAAAGATACTTTCATTACTGCTTTGCACACGTAAAAAATCCCACTTTCGTATCTAAGCTGTTCTTCTTGGTTTCTCGGATTTTCCTCAGTTTCTATTTGAAATAGCATACGAACTGAGAGGAAACGGCAGTAACAGTTTAGACACGAAAGTGGGATTTTGTACGTGTGCAAAGTAGTATTACACGCCATCATGAGAAACGTTGAGTTGAGTTCGGAAAAGACAGAGCAATTATTCTAACTTGTACTGTTATTAGAATTTGATATTGTCTCCGCTTGGCTTACAAACATCAACTGCTCGTAAAAGCATCATgctatgaaaatttcaaaaatcaaacttttGAGGCTGATGAATGCCCATTACTGTTACGCTTTAcatcattttaaattaaagaaaaaaaaagtttggaaTTGAAATTGACATTGAGAATTATGTTGTGATtgtttgatgcaaatttaatCGACCGTTGAATATTCATCAAGTTCGTATAATGGTcgaattttgcatttttttaaagcgaTGGGAAAAATTACTTTCGGTAATGTCAATACCGGCcgttttgaacaaaaaaaataatgagttTCAGTCTGAGTTTCATTTGCATGTCAGACgtttaaagaaattcatttacattctATCAAATAGACGTTATAATATGGGAGATACGATTGAGTCGTGGGTTATTCCATATAGTACATGGAATCCAAACAAATGTTAAAAGCACAGAGACTAGGCATGGGTATTGAGACATTAAATAGATGACTTAACTAACAAGCAATCCCATCTTAAACATTACACATCGTACAGTTACTAAGGTTCATATCCTTCTTATTCATCAGATAGTTCAAACTGCGAGAGCAGCATTTGCCACAGGGAAAACACGCAATGTAGAGTTCAGGTAATTCAATACTAGTGGAGAATACATAAATTGCATAACGCAAGTGGGCAGTCGGGGATCTACAAATCAACGTTATATGATTTATGAACCTCTTCCACTCATTGCcaaatttcgaataattttcaatttcaacaaaaaaatatccaGAGAACGGCAGCTCAAGCAGCTGATGCGTATGTACGAGGAGAACACCACTGAAATGTGTGACGCCTTGGCATCCGACTTAAGGAAACACAAACAGGAAGCCATTGTCTTAGaagtggaatttttgaaaaatgatctTCGACACACACTTATGAGCCTGCGAGAGTGGTGTAAACCAGAAGAGGTAAAGACATACAATGCTCGCAAACTCTGAACATTGAATCTTAAAATCACTTTCCGTCACTTATTAGCCAGAAAAATCGTTTGTTAACCTAATGGACAAAGTACGGATCTACAAAGATCCCTATGGTGTTGCTCTTGTCATGGGCGCTTGGAATTATCCGATGCAATTGACCTTGCTACCGGTCGGTGCAGCTATTGCAGCTGGTAATTGTGTTATAGTAAAGCCGAGTGAAGTTGCGCCAGCCACTGCTAAGTTTATAGCTGAAACCTTGCCAAAGTATATTGATAATGTGAGTCACAGTCGGTTAGGACGTCGAATGTCCAACAGCTAATAATAATTTGTGATTCGATGCAGGAATGTTACCAAGTCGTCCTCGGCGGAATACCGGAAACAACTGAACTGCTCAAGCAGCGTTTCGACTATATTTTCTACACTGGATCAACACGAGTCGGACAAATCATACATCAGGCTGCCAATAAATACTTAACTCCAGTCACGTTAGAATTAGGCGGTAAAAGGTTAGGATTGGATTAGGATGATGTCGAGCCAATTgtatcaacaaatttttgaattttcagtcCTTGCTACATTGATAACACAGCCGACATTTCAATTACGACAAAAAGAGTTTTGTGGGGTAAACTTGTTAATGTCGGTCAAACGTGCATCGCACCCGATTACATTTTGTGCACCAAAGAAGTGCAGACGAAATTCGTTGAAGAAGCCAAGAAAGTGCTGGACGAATGGTATGGCAAGAATCCACAAGAAAGTCCCGATTTGTGTCGAATTGTGAATCAAACCAATTTCCAGTGAGTTGAACTTTGAGAATTAAGGCTGATGTAGACGTGAGAGTtgtctcaaaattgttttccccGGTTCTCACGTCCGTTGGTGGTAGTGTCAAGATCTTaattaaaaatggttttcagTCGCTTAACAACCCTTCTAAAGTCTGGAAATGTCGCGATTGGTGGAAGGAGTGATGTTCAAGACCTGTACATCGAACCAACCATTCTAATTGATGTCAAACCAACCGATCCGGTTATGCAAGAGGAAATATTTGGACCAATTTTACCCATTGTTAACATTGACAATGCCTACGACGCTATCAAATTCATAAACTCCAGGTACCATTCCTAAAATAGTTTTCTTCTCGTTTTACATCTATATGTTAGCTTTTCAACCATAAGCGAGCGCATTTTGTTTTCTGCATTTGAATTCACATTCTCATTAAATTCGAAATCgaaatccaaaattttcattcagagACACAGCACTTGTCATGTACATTTTCACATTGGATAATCAAGTACAAGACCTGTTCATTAATGCAACACAAGCCGGCAGTATGTGTATGAACGACACGATAATGCAGTACGCTGGTAAGAATTTGAATATGGGACCGGTAGTGCCGTAGTTTCGGGATTTCTTAGTTTTTCCTCTTTGGTTCTTAATTCTTTTTGGTGTGACCTTTCTAGTTTTACGAGTTTTCGGTGCCTCTCTATACCTAATCTGATTGAATTAACAAAATGAATCTTAGTTCgaattttactaattttttgctttaaatttaCTAATTGACTGAATTGCTGAGACCCCGCGATGGTTGAATGTACCGCAAAATTTTCGGACTAACAAATCGAATGCCAGTAAGTGGGAAGAAAAAGAGTCGTAAACTAACTTAAATGGATGGAGGTGAATTGACCTAATACCTAAATCGTTGAACTAAATTAAGAAATCTAATTCAGTGGCagcaattcaattaaaatgttttgtcgAATGAATCAATAAGATTTTCCGCGCATATCTTGGTTACAGTCAGAggaagtgaaatttcagcatgtaTTTGTGTCATCTGTTTGTACGTCTTTACACGGTTTCATCAATAACACGCACGTGCGTGCTGCAGCTTCAActgtataaacagttttgattgtatgtgtggatcaactgaaaaacagctgaagtaaattcatgcttaaatttcactgcctcttaCTGTACTATCCTTACGAAAGTAAAGATTTTGTCAATTGAAAGATGAACCAATGTAATTCACTCAAGTCTTTAAATAGCCTGAAGTTGGAAGATTTATTTGTAGATAAGAACTCTTCTCCTAATTGGTGTTAGTGCAGCGAGTGGtacaattttttatcgattcaCTTAATGCTTGGAACGGGTTCAGTCTGACCGGAACCCGAACCAGATATAGACCCGAACCTGATTTTGAccgacccgaacctgaactaaGATTTCCAGTTCGACCCGAACTTGGTCTGcacctgaaattttcgatttcgggctCAAACTGAACCGGACCCGAAACTCAATTGACTCAACCCGAACTGAAATTTTGCTTCCAGGGTTGACCCGCaatttttcgtgaaaatttgtaatttctgGTGTAAAATTTTCAGGTTGCCCAAACCCGATtcaacctgaaaatttcaggttgagttcaggttcgggtcaaatGCGAAAGTAAAAGTTCAAGTTCGGTTCGAATCTGAAATTTTAGAATGAAATCCCAGAGTTAAATTGACTTTGTTGGCAGTTGCCCAATACTTGTATAATATCTAGACCGTAGGGTGATTCTCCTCTGCCATACaaacgaatttaaaaaatttaaacgaagCGAGTAAGTACGCACATTGTCTCGCACATTGCACAATCTCTTCAAAAATCATGAACACTGAAGCATTACGCATTTGTAAATCGTCTAAATCGTTCatgcaataaatttgaatgtttcaCCCACATGCATCCATGTGTGAGTCAAAATCCACTTCATTTATCAGATTTGTGCCATTTTCAACCAGATCAATTtgctaaacaaaaattgttgttttcaaTACATATAGGGAGAAACCTCTTGCTCTGTATATATTCAGCAAGAAAGTTGACGATAGAGACACCATTTTGAATAATACATCTTGTGGTGGAATCTCTGTGAACGATATTGGTGTGCATTTAGCAGGTAGTTTGTTgtttataatttgaattttaatgtgGATACAACAATTAGCATTTACCTACTGGACAAATCgaatggaaaagtttttttttatttttggaattattttaaCCTTTCGCGGACAGGGTAATGTTTAACATCGtgtctactacttcttttgatcaagAAGTTGAAgtgaaatcttgtacttcatttctGTTAGCAAGCATTGTGCTCGCAATGATCAGACTTTAATTCTATCGTCGCCACCAATAAATAGTATAAATATCCGTCCGTGAAAGGTTAATTATGTTTTTCTTAACTATACTATGCTTTACGCTAAAATGTGTGATACCTAAACCTACCGCGGAtttttcaggtttttttttgatcgatTTGGTAGCAAGAGTTCGAAATAGCGGATGAACTCTCGGATATAATGCTCGACATTAACCATGTTGTGTTATGTTGTCGACCCTCTACGGATTTATAATTTTGATCAAATGGAAGTAGTAGTAGTAGAAAACAACGAAGATTTTTAGAGGTAGATGACGAATCTAGTGAGACATAAATCGAACTCTTGTTCCCAAATTACCTGAACAATTTGCGATATCATTCAAAATTGACCGCAGTCAACGATCAATCGAAAATGATTCTCCTGCTGGCATTAACCCTCAAACAATTTCACCGAAAATCATTGACTAAGAAATTGCATTCCATAGTTGACTCGCTACCGTTCGGAGGTGTTGGCAACAGTGGAATAGGCGCCTATCACGGAAAATATTCCTTCGATTCGTTTACCCATAAGAAATCCTGTTTGATAAAGAGTTTCAATTCGCTGGGAGAGAATTTGGCATCGTAAGTTGTAacattttgagagaagaaatcTGGAGGCACGGACTAATATGAAATATCGACTTTTCCTGTTAGATCACGGTATCCACCGTATTCGGAAAAGAAGACCAACTTGCTGACACTGCTGTTGAAGAAACGCAGCGGCCTGCCGACGAAATATTTGTCGTACATTCTGTTCTTTGGATTGGGTGTGGGCACCACCTTTTTGATCAACGCTTTGACCAAGGTAATTTAATCgagacattttcgttttttttttatttattttcaaaattcatggAACTCACTTTCGTTTCtgttaatgttttttttggcCATTCTGTTTTCCTTTTATCACTTTTGACCTTACTAACTCACAGAGGAACATGTTTTAGCGCAAACGTTGGTCGTGGAATTAATTCGCGTTAAACTTTGatgtgaaatttttcttcttctgtgtATTACGCTACAATGACTTCATTGTTGAACGAACCAACGtataatcatttttgttgaaactatAATTCGCAcaatcttttgtttttatgtaatTTCTATATAAATCGTCAGCCaagaagtaaaaataaaaatttgtttgaaataaagAAACTCGTTTTCATAACCGTGGCACCTATCTATGCATATACCATCTTGGATCACGGCATTATATTAGGAGCATTGAGGAATATATCGCGAAGTTTTCATTAATCTTACAGTCGATGACTTTGAAGTAATTGAGTCAgttcgtttcagctgttttttagcaaatgttttacgtctttaaacggttttaccactatcacgCATTTGTATGTATGAgtgaaacagctgaaacagtgtgtgtcacttatttcaaagtccCCGACTGTAATATTCaagaattaaaaatatttctcttcTGAATCAACTGTCTTCAGACTTCCATAATCATCATAGTATAATTCATGGTTTCATTGTCCGTTGTACCCTGTGTTCGGTACAGTAAACAACGCTCTGAGCAACAATTTTATGTGTCTCTTCCTCTAACAGAGAACGAACTAACTTGTCGATCACTTCATTTGACTACAATTACAGGCCACTATCTCATCACAAGAAACCTATTTTACTTGAGTGTGCAGCTGTTATCAACTCTTATCTGTACACTTGATTCAACTCGCACAACTCGAACATTTCAACCAAAACTGTTGAACCAAAACAATGTAAATGTTT
This window of the Bradysia coprophila strain Holo2 unplaced genomic scaffold, BU_Bcop_v1 contig_324, whole genome shotgun sequence genome carries:
- the LOC119079331 gene encoding aldehyde dehydrogenase family 3 member B1 isoform X6, whose amino-acid sequence is MTETVATETLIFGEIPDGSDNLYRLKNIDKLKDDGTSVSLSENEKSETVTGQPICNGNGKPNGQIIYQNGHAKSDAAVIDIVDDGNFVNGKTMTNYEEIVQTARAAFATGKTRNVEFRERQLKQLMRMYEENTTEMCDALASDLRKHKQEAIVLEVEFLKNDLRHTLMSLREWCKPEEPEKSFVNLMDKVRIYKDPYGVALVMGAWNYPMQLTLLPVGAAIAAGNCVIVKPSEVAPATAKFIAETLPKYIDNECYQVVLGGIPETTELLKQRFDYIFYTGSTRVGQIIHQAANKYLTPVTLELGGKSPCYIDNTADISITTKRVLWGKLVNVGQTCIAPDYILCTKEVQTKFVEEAKKVLDEWYGKNPQESPDLCRIVNQTNFHRLTTLLKSGNVAIGGRSDVQDLYIEPTILIDVKPTDPVMQEEIFGPILPIVNIDNAYDAIKFINSRDTALVMYIFTLDNQVQDLFINATQAGSMCMNDTIMQYAVDSLPFGGVGNSGIGAYHGKYSFDSFTHKKSCLIKSFNSLGENLASSRYPPYSEKKTNLLTLLLKKRSGLPTKYLSYILFFGLGVGTTFLINALTKRNMF
- the LOC119079331 gene encoding aldehyde dehydrogenase, dimeric NADP-preferring isoform X1, whose translation is MTETVATETLIFGEIPDGSDNLYRLKNIDKLKDDGTSVSLSENEKSETVTGQPICNGNGKPNGQIIYQNGHAKSDAAVIDIVDDGNFVNGKTMTNYEEIVQTARAAFATGKTRNVEFRERQLKQLMRMYEENTTEMCDALASDLRKHKQEAIVLEVEFLKNDLRHTLMSLREWCKPEEPEKSFVNLMDKVRIYKDPYGVALVMGAWNYPMQLTLLPVGAAIAAGNCVIVKPSEVAPATAKFIAETLPKYIDNECYQVVLGGIPETTELLKQRFDYIFYTGSTRVGQIIHQAANKYLTPVTLELGGKSPCYIDNTADISITTKRVLWGKLVNVGQTCIAPDYILCTKEVQTKFVEEAKKVLDEWYGKNPQESPDLCRIVNQTNFHRLTTLLKSGNVAIGGRSDVQDLYIEPTILIDVKPTDPVMQEEIFGPILPIVNIDNAYDAIKFINSREKPLALYIFSKKVDDRDTILNNTSCGGISVNDIGVHLAVDSLPFGGVGNSGIGAYHGKYSFDSFTHKKSCLIKSFNSLGENLASSRYPPYSEKKTNLLTLLLKKRSGLPTKYLSYILFFGLGVGTTFLINALTKRKRWSWN
- the LOC119079331 gene encoding aldehyde dehydrogenase, dimeric NADP-preferring isoform X3, which translates into the protein MTETVATETLIFGEIPDGSDNLYRLKNIDKLKDDGTSVSLSENEKSETVTGQPICNGNGKPNGQIIYQNGHAKSDAAVIDIVDDGNFVNGKTMTNYEEIVQTARAAFATGKTRNVEFRERQLKQLMRMYEENTTEMCDALASDLRKHKQEAIVLEVEFLKNDLRHTLMSLREWCKPEEPEKSFVNLMDKVRIYKDPYGVALVMGAWNYPMQLTLLPVGAAIAAGNCVIVKPSEVAPATAKFIAETLPKYIDNECYQVVLGGIPETTELLKQRFDYIFYTGSTRVGQIIHQAANKYLTPVTLELGGKSPCYIDNTADISITTKRVLWGKLVNVGQTCIAPDYILCTKEVQTKFVEEAKKVLDEWYGKNPQESPDLCRIVNQTNFHRLTTLLKSGNVAIGGRSDVQDLYIEPTILIDVKPTDPVMQEEIFGPILPIVNIDNAYDAIKFINSREKPLALYIFSKKVDDRDTILNNTSCGGISVNDIGVHLAVDSLPFGGVGNSGIGAYHGKYSFDSFTHKKSCLIKSFNSLGENLASSRYPPYSEKKTNLLTLLLKKRSGLPTKYLSYILFFGLGVGTTFLINALTKTDDN
- the LOC119079331 gene encoding aldehyde dehydrogenase family 3 member B1 isoform X5, encoding MTETVATETLIFGEIPDGSDNLYRLKNIDKLKDDGTSVSLSENEKSETVTGQPICNGNGKPNGQIIYQNGHAKSDAAVIDIVDDGNFVNGKTMTNYEEIVQTARAAFATGKTRNVEFRERQLKQLMRMYEENTTEMCDALASDLRKHKQEAIVLEVEFLKNDLRHTLMSLREWCKPEEPEKSFVNLMDKVRIYKDPYGVALVMGAWNYPMQLTLLPVGAAIAAGNCVIVKPSEVAPATAKFIAETLPKYIDNECYQVVLGGIPETTELLKQRFDYIFYTGSTRVGQIIHQAANKYLTPVTLELGGKSPCYIDNTADISITTKRVLWGKLVNVGQTCIAPDYILCTKEVQTKFVEEAKKVLDEWYGKNPQESPDLCRIVNQTNFHRLTTLLKSGNVAIGGRSDVQDLYIEPTILIDVKPTDPVMQEEIFGPILPIVNIDNAYDAIKFINSRDTALVMYIFTLDNQVQDLFINATQAGSMCMNDTIMQYAVDSLPFGGVGNSGIGAYHGKYSFDSFTHKKSCLIKSFNSLGENLASSRYPPYSEKKTNLLTLLLKKRSGLPTKYLSYILFFGLGVGTTFLINALTKTDDN